In one window of Rhodopseudomonas palustris HaA2 DNA:
- a CDS encoding OmpA family protein, producing MMIRQIKFSLALAAVVLVGGSGISMTAAEAGEVSSQQIRDQLKTSKTRSLSGTRAAMSPDDLATIKRVSRTRSLSAGDREQIAAIAAKRPTIDLEINFDYNSATLSPRAEPQLKSLGDALTSSDLKNSIVMLAGHTDAKGGDDYNQSLSERRAEAVKRYLIERYRIQPDNLVAVGYGEKQLKSSAEPLAAENRRVQIVNMAEHDEAAK from the coding sequence ATGATGATTCGGCAGATCAAATTCAGCCTGGCGCTGGCCGCCGTCGTTCTGGTGGGCGGCTCTGGTATCAGCATGACCGCGGCGGAGGCCGGCGAGGTGTCCTCGCAGCAGATTCGCGATCAGCTCAAGACCTCCAAGACCCGCAGCCTGAGCGGAACCCGCGCCGCAATGAGTCCGGACGATCTGGCGACGATCAAGCGGGTCAGCCGGACCCGGTCGCTGTCGGCCGGCGACCGCGAGCAGATCGCAGCGATTGCCGCCAAGCGCCCGACGATCGATCTCGAGATCAATTTCGACTACAACTCCGCGACCTTGTCGCCGCGGGCCGAACCGCAATTGAAGAGCCTCGGCGACGCCCTGACCAGCAGCGACCTGAAGAATTCGATCGTCATGCTGGCCGGCCATACCGACGCCAAAGGCGGCGACGATTACAATCAGAGCCTGTCGGAACGGCGGGCCGAGGCCGTCAAGCGCTACCTGATCGAGCGCTATCGGATCCAGCCGGACAATCTGGTCGCCGTCGGCTACGGCGAGAAGCAGCTCAAGAGCTCGGCCGAGCCGCTCGCCGCGGAGAACCGCCGCGTCCAGATCGTCAACATGGCCGAGCACGACGAGGCGGCGAAGTAA
- a CDS encoding autotransporter outer membrane beta-barrel domain-containing protein, translating into MQKARTRILAGFAFAMATSVSTGAVAACTGTGSFVPGLVPGFNPSSVLPFAAGGAVNSLVSAINTANTAFLTQSTAFVSAPASPRPNQEGGGVWTRAIGGEVTTKSTSTTTNVAVGGVGLPGTVTCDNENKLSFAGVQVGADTSVLNYNGWNLHLGSTVGYIGAKSRDKSSAGVLNPLGGTFEDTLQVPFAGVYVAMTKGGFFADGQVRLDYYQNSLSDPIVGGIFGQKLDARGLSFTGNVGYNHALQNNWFIEPSAGVVVSKVKVDPLNVTGSLVLPASFTPGVTFPGQLQVDDINSTLGRFSLRGGTSIASGNMIWQPFAIASVYHEFRGAVTSSFNGAAASAATGLPSATGNISSSNLGTYGQFGIGVAGQLVNTGLLGYIRADYRAGENIDGYSFNGGVRYQFAPEAVAAAPLYTKAAKAPILVHSAYNWTGFFVGGSFGVLNGRTDWTFQPGGTTTDPRFAGAIGGGQIGYDYQFGKWVVGVEGALNATNANGARPCPSSVFFTCETNVSWMGTATAKLGYAFWDRSLWYVRGGGAFGDLKVTTTCNTGPFNPLGLAGCGENASRSRAGWTIGIGSEFALSKNWTVRTETNYFDMGRERYVLPTSTIDVKQNGFISTVGVNYRFAPTTLVAKY; encoded by the coding sequence ATGCAGAAGGCTCGGACACGAATTCTGGCTGGCTTCGCCTTCGCGATGGCGACCTCGGTTTCCACCGGCGCCGTTGCGGCGTGTACCGGCACCGGCAGTTTCGTTCCGGGTCTGGTACCGGGCTTCAACCCGTCATCGGTTCTTCCATTCGCCGCCGGTGGCGCGGTGAACTCGCTGGTCTCGGCGATCAACACGGCGAACACCGCGTTTCTCACCCAGTCGACCGCCTTCGTCAGCGCGCCGGCGAGTCCGCGGCCGAATCAGGAAGGCGGCGGGGTCTGGACCCGCGCGATCGGCGGTGAGGTCACCACCAAATCGACCAGCACCACCACCAACGTCGCAGTCGGAGGCGTCGGCCTGCCCGGCACCGTGACCTGCGACAACGAGAACAAGCTCAGCTTCGCCGGCGTCCAGGTCGGGGCCGATACCTCGGTCCTGAACTACAACGGCTGGAACCTGCATCTCGGCTCGACGGTGGGCTATATCGGCGCCAAGTCGCGCGACAAATCGTCGGCCGGGGTGCTCAATCCGCTCGGCGGCACCTTCGAGGACACGCTGCAGGTTCCGTTCGCGGGCGTCTATGTCGCCATGACCAAAGGCGGCTTCTTCGCCGACGGCCAGGTCCGCCTCGACTACTACCAGAACTCGCTGAGCGACCCGATCGTCGGCGGCATTTTCGGCCAGAAGCTGGATGCCCGCGGCCTCTCCTTCACCGGCAATGTCGGCTACAATCACGCGCTGCAGAACAACTGGTTCATCGAGCCGTCGGCCGGCGTGGTGGTGTCGAAGGTCAAGGTCGATCCGCTCAACGTCACCGGTTCGCTGGTGCTGCCCGCGAGCTTCACCCCGGGCGTGACCTTCCCCGGCCAATTGCAGGTCGACGACATCAACAGCACGCTCGGTCGCTTCAGCCTGCGCGGCGGCACCAGCATCGCCTCGGGCAACATGATCTGGCAGCCCTTCGCGATCGCCAGTGTGTATCACGAATTCAGGGGCGCGGTGACCTCGTCGTTCAACGGCGCGGCGGCGTCGGCGGCCACCGGTCTTCCGTCGGCGACCGGCAACATCTCCAGTTCCAACCTCGGCACTTACGGCCAGTTCGGCATCGGCGTCGCCGGTCAACTCGTCAACACCGGCCTGCTCGGCTACATCCGCGCCGACTATCGCGCCGGCGAGAACATCGACGGCTACAGCTTCAACGGCGGCGTGCGCTATCAATTCGCCCCCGAGGCGGTGGCCGCGGCTCCGCTCTACACCAAGGCGGCGAAGGCGCCGATTCTGGTTCACTCGGCCTACAACTGGACCGGCTTCTTCGTCGGCGGCAGCTTCGGCGTGCTGAACGGCCGCACCGACTGGACGTTCCAGCCCGGCGGCACCACCACCGACCCGCGCTTCGCCGGCGCCATCGGCGGCGGCCAGATCGGCTACGACTATCAGTTCGGCAAATGGGTGGTGGGCGTCGAGGGCGCGCTCAATGCGACCAACGCCAACGGCGCGCGGCCGTGCCCGTCCAGCGTGTTCTTCACCTGCGAGACCAATGTCAGCTGGATGGGAACCGCGACCGCCAAGCTCGGCTATGCGTTCTGGGATCGCTCGCTGTGGTACGTCCGCGGCGGCGGTGCCTTCGGCGACCTGAAGGTCACCACGACCTGCAACACCGGACCGTTCAACCCGCTCGGCCTCGCGGGTTGCGGCGAGAACGCCAGCCGCAGCCGCGCCGGCTGGACCATCGGCATCGGCTCGGAATTCGCGCTCAGCAAGAACTGGACGGTGCGGACCGAGACCAATTATTTCGACATGGGCCGCGAGCGCTACGTGCTGCCGACCTCGACGATCGACGTCAAGCAGAACGGCTTCATCTCGACCGTCGGTGTGAACTATCGCTTCGCGCCGACCACGCTGGTCGCGAAATACTGA
- a CDS encoding MarR family winged helix-turn-helix transcriptional regulator: MSKLDLFSFVPFQLNRLAAEVSAALAGEYQQRYGLDIPGWRILATLGFRDDACTAQFISQCTRTHKSTISRAVTALLERELIERVENEDDRREFRLRLTAKGRALYHELVPRLKRKEQEILSCLSARERTDLAAALGKIERHLDLIQASHDQDQPAAIKPRLSAG, translated from the coding sequence TTGAGCAAGCTCGATCTGTTTTCCTTCGTGCCGTTTCAGCTCAACCGGCTGGCCGCCGAAGTCAGCGCGGCGCTGGCCGGCGAATATCAGCAGCGCTACGGGCTGGATATTCCGGGCTGGCGGATCCTCGCCACGCTCGGCTTTCGCGACGACGCCTGCACCGCACAGTTCATTTCGCAATGCACAAGGACGCACAAATCGACCATCAGCCGCGCCGTGACGGCGCTGCTGGAGCGCGAATTGATCGAGCGGGTCGAGAACGAGGATGATCGCCGCGAATTCCGGCTGCGGCTGACCGCCAAGGGCCGCGCGCTGTATCACGAGCTGGTGCCGCGGCTGAAGCGCAAGGAACAGGAGATCCTGTCGTGCCTATCTGCGCGCGAGCGTACCGACCTAGCGGCGGCGCTCGGCAAGATCGAGCGGCACCTCGATCTGATCCAGGCCAGCCATGATCAGGACCAGCCGGCGGCGATCAAGCCGCGGCTGTCGGCCGGGTGA
- a CDS encoding FAD-dependent oxidoreductase produces the protein MPARESFQFGYRRHPDQDRAAPDGGREPARHPVVIVGAGPVGLSLAIDLAQRGQRVVLLDDADRIGEGSRAICFSKRALEVWDRLGVGSRMVEKGVVWQVGKIFRRDEMVYRFDLLPETGHKMPAFINLQQYYAEAFLVDRVQELPQIDLRWRNKVIALAQHNDHAVLTIETPDGPYRLAADYVVACDGARSALRGLVGAEFEGEVFEDQFLIADVKMTAEFPTERWFWFDPPFHAGQSALLHRQPDDVWRIDLQIGAEADAAVERLPENVRPRIERMLGHGDFSFEWISVYKFQCRRMQRFLHERVIFAGDSAHQVSPFGARGANSGLEDGENLAWKLALVLRGEAPASLLDSYEIERGQAADDNIRHSTRSTDFIAPHSQQERRLRDAALALAKEVDFAKRMVNAGRLSTPTVYDSPLSTPDADAWGAGPKPGAAMLDAPLAADGAPMFLTEAFKSAGCDFVLLESANGVAAPVPQGVRSLRIGKDSPLQDAEGVFAKRYDATPGSAYLLRPDGYVAARFRHPTTATIHAALARASGR, from the coding sequence ATGCCCGCCCGCGAGAGTTTCCAGTTCGGTTATCGCCGCCACCCCGATCAGGACCGCGCAGCCCCGGATGGTGGGCGCGAGCCGGCGCGCCATCCCGTGGTGATCGTCGGCGCCGGCCCTGTCGGGCTGTCGCTGGCGATCGATCTGGCGCAGCGCGGCCAGCGCGTCGTACTGCTCGACGACGCCGACCGGATCGGCGAGGGCTCGCGCGCGATCTGTTTCTCCAAGCGCGCGCTGGAAGTGTGGGACCGGCTCGGCGTCGGCAGCCGCATGGTCGAGAAGGGCGTGGTCTGGCAGGTCGGCAAGATCTTCCGCCGCGACGAGATGGTGTATCGCTTCGACCTGCTGCCCGAGACCGGCCACAAGATGCCGGCCTTCATCAATCTGCAGCAATATTACGCCGAAGCCTTCCTGGTCGACCGCGTGCAGGAACTGCCGCAGATCGATCTGCGCTGGCGCAACAAGGTGATCGCGCTGGCGCAGCACAACGACCACGCGGTGCTGACGATCGAGACGCCGGACGGGCCGTATCGGTTGGCGGCGGACTACGTGGTGGCCTGCGACGGCGCGCGCTCGGCGTTGCGCGGCCTGGTCGGCGCGGAGTTCGAAGGTGAAGTGTTCGAGGATCAGTTCCTGATCGCCGACGTCAAGATGACGGCGGAATTCCCCACCGAGCGCTGGTTCTGGTTCGATCCGCCGTTCCATGCCGGGCAGTCGGCGCTGCTGCATCGCCAGCCCGACGATGTGTGGCGCATCGATCTGCAGATCGGCGCCGAGGCCGACGCGGCGGTCGAGCGATTGCCCGAGAATGTCCGGCCGCGGATCGAGCGGATGCTCGGCCACGGCGATTTCTCCTTCGAGTGGATCTCGGTCTACAAGTTCCAGTGCCGGCGGATGCAGCGCTTCCTGCACGAGCGGGTGATCTTCGCCGGCGATTCCGCGCATCAGGTCTCGCCCTTCGGTGCGCGCGGCGCCAATTCCGGGCTCGAGGATGGCGAGAACCTTGCCTGGAAACTCGCGCTGGTGCTGCGCGGCGAGGCGCCCGCGAGCCTGCTCGACTCTTATGAAATCGAACGCGGCCAGGCCGCCGACGACAACATCCGCCATTCGACCCGCTCGACCGATTTCATCGCGCCGCATTCGCAGCAGGAGCGCCGGCTGCGCGATGCCGCGCTGGCGCTCGCCAAGGAGGTCGACTTCGCCAAGCGCATGGTCAATGCCGGCCGGCTGTCGACGCCGACCGTCTACGACAGTCCGCTGTCGACGCCCGATGCCGATGCCTGGGGCGCGGGGCCGAAGCCCGGCGCGGCGATGCTCGATGCGCCGCTGGCGGCGGATGGCGCGCCGATGTTCCTCACCGAGGCGTTCAAATCCGCCGGCTGCGACTTCGTGCTGCTCGAGAGCGCCAATGGTGTTGCCGCGCCGGTGCCGCAAGGTGTGCGCAGCCTGCGCATCGGCAAGGACTCGCCGCTGCAGGACGCCGAAGGCGTGTTCGCCAAACGCTACGACGCCACCCCGGGCTCGGCCTATCTGCTCCGCCCCGACGGCTACGTCGCCGCGCGGTTCCGGCATCCGACGACAGCTACAATCCATGCGGCGCTGGCGCGGGCAAGCGGGCGATGA
- a CDS encoding DUF2783 domain-containing protein: MTAALSTQSNFADPDAAYRLIVEAHRGISDEQSAALDAALVLILANHIGDLAVLRDAVTLAKRSVVDEQPQASS, encoded by the coding sequence ATGACCGCCGCCCTCTCGACCCAAAGCAATTTCGCCGATCCCGACGCCGCCTACCGGCTGATCGTCGAGGCGCATCGCGGCATCAGCGACGAGCAGAGCGCGGCGCTCGACGCGGCGCTGGTGCTGATTCTCGCCAATCACATCGGCGATCTCGCTGTGCTGCGCGACGCGGTGACGCTGGCGAAGCGGAGCGTGGTGGATGAGCAGCCGCAGGCGTCGTCATGA
- a CDS encoding MBL fold metallo-hydrolase gives MAKGFASTTDLAEKKVTFSEIGPDLYAFTAEGDPNSAVIVGEDGCLVFDAQATPAMAGKVIERVRAVTDKPIKYVVLSHYHAVRVLGASAYGAEGIVASQETYRLIEERGQQDWDSEYGRFPRLFQDAESIPGLTWPTLTFDGEMSIYLGKREVRLMQLGAGHTSGDIVAWVPDAEVMFTGDLVEYHSACYCGDAYLREWPMTLNEIREFNPKAIAPGRGDALKGLETTREAIAMTRDFVGTLYGAAEISVARGRSLKETWDATREKMDPKFASFAIYEHCLPFNVSRAFDEASGIDDPVIWTAERDREMWAALQG, from the coding sequence ATGGCCAAGGGCTTCGCTTCCACCACCGACCTCGCCGAAAAGAAGGTGACGTTCTCCGAGATCGGCCCCGATCTCTACGCCTTCACCGCGGAGGGCGATCCGAATTCGGCGGTGATCGTCGGCGAGGACGGCTGCCTGGTGTTCGACGCGCAGGCGACGCCGGCGATGGCCGGCAAGGTGATCGAGCGCGTCCGCGCCGTCACCGACAAGCCGATCAAATACGTCGTGCTGTCGCATTATCACGCGGTGCGCGTGCTCGGCGCTTCGGCCTATGGGGCCGAAGGCATCGTCGCCTCGCAGGAGACTTATCGCCTGATCGAAGAACGCGGCCAGCAGGATTGGGATTCCGAATACGGCCGGTTTCCGCGGCTGTTCCAGGACGCCGAGAGCATTCCCGGCCTGACCTGGCCGACGCTGACCTTCGACGGCGAGATGTCGATCTATCTCGGCAAGCGCGAGGTGCGGCTGATGCAGCTCGGCGCCGGCCACACCTCCGGCGACATCGTCGCCTGGGTGCCGGACGCCGAAGTGATGTTCACCGGCGACCTCGTCGAATATCACTCGGCTTGCTATTGCGGCGACGCTTATCTGCGCGAATGGCCGATGACGCTGAACGAGATCCGCGAGTTCAATCCCAAGGCGATCGCGCCCGGCCGCGGTGACGCGCTGAAGGGGCTGGAGACCACCCGCGAGGCGATCGCTATGACGCGCGATTTCGTCGGCACGCTGTACGGCGCCGCCGAAATCTCGGTCGCTCGCGGCCGCAGCCTCAAGGAGACCTGGGACGCGACCCGCGAAAAGATGGACCCGAAATTCGCGAGCTTCGCGATCTACGAGCACTGCCTGCCGTTCAACGTCTCGCGCGCATTCGACGAGGCCTCGGGCATCGACGATCCGGTGATCTGGACCGCCGAGCGCGATCGCGAGATGTGGGCCGCGCTGCAAGGATAA
- the hmgA gene encoding homogentisate 1,2-dioxygenase, with the protein MNINAAPQIIGHGSQGVTPGYMSGFGNSFETEALPGALPIGRNSPQRAAYGLYAEQLSGSPFTAPRGANERSWLYRIRPSVKHSGRFTKADMGLWRSAPCLEYDMPIAQLRWDAPSMPQEDLTFLQGVRTMTTAGDVNTQAGMATHMYLITQSMVDQHFYNADGELMFVPQQGSLRLVTEFGVISIEPAEIAVIPRGVKFRVELVDGPARGYLCENYGGAFTLPERGPIGANCLANSRDFLTPVAAYEDRDVPTELFVKWGGALWQTTLPHSPIDVVAWHGNYAPYKYDLRTFSPVGAIGFDHPDPSIFTVLTSPSETAGTANIDFVIFPERWMVAENTFRPPWYHMNIMSEFMGLICGVYDAKPQGFVPGGASLHNMMLPHGPDREAFDHASNGELKPVKLTGTMAFMFETRYPQRVTEYAATAGTLQDDYADCWRGLEKRFDPSRP; encoded by the coding sequence ATGAATATCAACGCCGCACCGCAGATCATTGGCCACGGTTCGCAGGGCGTCACGCCCGGCTACATGTCGGGCTTCGGCAATTCGTTCGAAACCGAAGCTCTCCCCGGCGCGCTGCCGATCGGCCGCAACTCGCCGCAGCGCGCGGCTTACGGCCTCTATGCCGAGCAATTATCAGGCTCGCCGTTCACCGCGCCGCGCGGCGCCAATGAGCGAAGCTGGCTGTATCGCATCCGCCCCTCGGTGAAGCACTCCGGCCGCTTTACCAAGGCGGACATGGGCCTGTGGCGCTCGGCGCCGTGTCTCGAATACGACATGCCGATCGCGCAGCTGCGCTGGGACGCGCCGTCGATGCCGCAGGAGGATCTGACGTTCCTGCAAGGCGTGCGAACGATGACGACCGCCGGCGATGTGAATACGCAGGCCGGCATGGCGACGCATATGTATCTGATCACCCAATCGATGGTCGATCAGCATTTCTACAATGCCGACGGTGAATTGATGTTCGTGCCGCAGCAGGGCAGCCTGCGGCTGGTCACGGAATTCGGCGTCATCAGCATCGAGCCCGCCGAAATCGCGGTGATCCCGCGCGGCGTCAAGTTTCGCGTCGAACTGGTCGACGGCCCGGCGCGCGGCTATTTGTGTGAGAATTACGGCGGCGCCTTCACGCTGCCGGAGCGCGGCCCGATCGGCGCCAATTGCCTGGCCAATTCGCGCGATTTCCTGACGCCGGTGGCGGCCTATGAGGACAGGGACGTGCCGACCGAATTGTTCGTGAAATGGGGCGGGGCGCTGTGGCAGACCACGCTGCCGCATTCGCCGATCGATGTGGTCGCGTGGCATGGCAACTACGCGCCGTACAAATACGATCTGCGCACCTTCTCGCCGGTCGGCGCGATCGGCTTCGATCATCCCGATCCGTCGATCTTCACCGTGCTGACGTCGCCGTCGGAAACCGCCGGCACCGCCAATATAGACTTCGTGATCTTCCCCGAGCGCTGGATGGTGGCGGAAAACACCTTCCGGCCGCCCTGGTACCACATGAATATCATGTCGGAGTTCATGGGGTTGATCTGCGGCGTCTACGACGCCAAGCCGCAGGGCTTCGTCCCCGGCGGCGCGTCGCTGCACAACATGATGCTGCCGCACGGGCCGGATCGCGAGGCGTTCGATCATGCCTCGAACGGCGAGCTGAAGCCGGTGAAACTCACCGGCACGATGGCCTTCATGTTCGAGACCCGCTATCCGCAGCGCGTCACCGAATATGCCGCGACCGCCGGCACGCTGCAGGACGACTACGCCGATTGCTGGCGCGGCCTGGAGAAGCGCTTCGACCCGAGCCGGCCATGA
- the maiA gene encoding maleylacetoacetate isomerase, protein MTKTADHDAAVLYGYFRSSAAYRVRIALNLKGVVVAQRYVHLRDGEQNLEAYRWINPAGSVPFWREGDFDLAQSLAIIEYLDETHPEPPLLPRDPRARAIVREMAYAVACDIHPLGNLRILKRLTELGIDEIERARWSKQWIEQGFVAIEARLSQTPGPFAYGDQPTLADLCIVPQVFNARRFDADLAPFERIRQIEAEAMKLDAFVAAEPGRQPDAE, encoded by the coding sequence ATGACCAAGACCGCTGATCACGACGCCGCGGTGCTGTACGGTTACTTCCGGTCCTCCGCGGCCTATCGGGTGCGCATCGCGCTCAATCTGAAGGGCGTCGTCGTCGCGCAGCGCTACGTGCATCTGCGCGACGGCGAGCAGAATCTCGAAGCCTACCGCTGGATCAATCCCGCCGGATCGGTGCCGTTTTGGCGCGAGGGCGATTTCGATCTCGCGCAATCGCTGGCGATCATCGAATATCTCGACGAGACCCATCCCGAGCCGCCGCTGCTGCCGAGAGATCCCAGGGCCCGTGCGATCGTCCGCGAAATGGCCTACGCGGTCGCCTGCGACATCCATCCGCTCGGCAATCTGCGGATTCTGAAACGGCTGACCGAGCTCGGCATCGACGAGATCGAGCGCGCGCGCTGGTCGAAGCAATGGATCGAGCAGGGTTTTGTGGCGATCGAGGCGCGGCTTTCGCAGACGCCGGGGCCGTTTGCTTATGGAGATCAGCCGACGCTGGCCGATCTGTGCATCGTGCCGCAGGTCTTCAACGCCCGTCGCTTCGACGCCGACCTCGCCCCGTTCGAACGCATCCGCCAGATCGAAGCCGAAGCGATGAAACTCGACGCCTTCGTCGCCGCCGAGCCGGGCCGGCAGCCGGATGCGGAGTGA
- the fahA gene encoding fumarylacetoacetase, whose amino-acid sequence MHPNDPRLRSFVDVKPESDFPIQNLPYGVISTASDPSPRVGVAIGDFVLDLAALQAAKLLDLPDGVFAQSSINAFMALGLAMWSTTRARISALLRHDNPELRDDAALRARALVPMSDAKLHLPLRVEGFTDFYSSKEHATNVGTMFRDKTNPLLPNWLHIPIGYNGRASTVVVSGTQIHRPRGQLKPPSAELPSFGPCKRLDFELEIGVVIGQPSAMGTTLTEQQAEEMIFGFTLLNDWSARDIQQWEYVPLGPFQAKAFATSISPWIVTREALEPFRVHGPTQDPVPLPYLQQQGPNNYDMALEVNLRTPAMNAPARISATNFKYMYWSSVQQLVHHASSGCAMNVGDLLGSGTVSGPAKDQLGSLLELSWNGAEPVQLPGGETRGFLDDGDSLIMRGWCQADGYRVGFGEVEGTILAAKS is encoded by the coding sequence ATGCACCCCAACGATCCGCGCCTGCGCTCCTTCGTCGATGTGAAACCGGAATCGGACTTTCCGATCCAGAACCTTCCCTACGGCGTGATCTCGACCGCGTCCGACCCTTCCCCGCGTGTCGGCGTCGCGATCGGCGATTTCGTGCTCGATCTCGCGGCGCTGCAGGCGGCCAAGCTGCTCGATCTGCCGGACGGCGTGTTCGCGCAATCGTCGATCAACGCCTTCATGGCGCTCGGGCTCGCAATGTGGAGCACGACACGGGCGCGGATCAGTGCGTTGCTGCGTCACGACAATCCCGAGCTGCGCGACGACGCCGCGCTGCGCGCGCGGGCGCTTGTTCCGATGAGTGACGCGAAGTTGCATCTGCCGCTGCGCGTCGAAGGCTTCACCGATTTCTACTCGTCGAAGGAACACGCCACCAATGTCGGCACGATGTTCCGCGACAAGACCAATCCGCTGCTGCCGAACTGGCTGCACATCCCGATCGGCTACAACGGCCGCGCCTCGACCGTCGTGGTCAGCGGCACCCAGATCCATCGTCCGCGCGGGCAGCTCAAGCCACCATCCGCCGAGCTGCCGAGCTTCGGCCCGTGCAAGCGGCTCGATTTCGAGCTGGAGATCGGCGTCGTGATCGGGCAGCCGTCGGCGATGGGCACGACGCTGACCGAACAGCAGGCCGAGGAGATGATCTTCGGCTTCACGCTGTTGAACGACTGGAGCGCGCGCGACATCCAGCAATGGGAGTATGTGCCGCTCGGGCCGTTCCAGGCGAAAGCGTTCGCCACCTCGATCAGCCCGTGGATCGTGACGCGCGAGGCGCTGGAGCCGTTTCGGGTTCACGGGCCCACGCAGGATCCTGTGCCTCTGCCCTATCTGCAGCAGCAGGGGCCTAACAACTACGACATGGCGCTGGAAGTGAACCTGCGCACGCCGGCCATGAACGCGCCGGCGCGGATCAGCGCGACGAATTTCAAATACATGTACTGGTCGTCAGTGCAGCAGCTGGTGCACCATGCCTCCAGCGGCTGCGCGATGAATGTCGGCGACCTGCTCGGCTCCGGCACCGTCTCGGGGCCGGCGAAGGATCAGCTCGGCAGCCTGCTGGAGCTGAGCTGGAACGGCGCCGAACCGGTGCAGCTCCCCGGCGGCGAGACCCGCGGCTTCCTCGACGACGGCGATTCGCTGATCATGCGCGGCTGGTGCCAGGCCGACGGCTACCGCGTCGGTTTCGGCGAGGTCGAGGGGACGATTCTGGCGGCGAAGAGCTGA